A region of the Osmia bicornis bicornis chromosome 1, iOsmBic2.1, whole genome shotgun sequence genome:
AATAATGTAAGAACAGTGATGAAAGAAACCTTAACCCCCGAAGTCGAGCTTCCTCGACTGTGTTGACGTATTTATATTTAGTTACGTGTAGTATATAGTATGTTCATGCGGTTATTTGTTTCGTGACATTCAAAGCATTTTAATCATTCTGTAATATGGCTAAACATCATCCAGATTTAATCTTTTGTAGGAAACAACCAGGAGTCGGTAAGGATTCAATTTatattaggttaggttttCCTTCCAATTTTAGGTTAGAATTGTTTACATATCATGTTATATTATCGTTATGTGTActatagaatattaaaattaattgttttatgaattaaacaaatattaatttcagcTATTGGACGATTATGCGAAAAGTGTGACGGTAAATGCGTGATTTGCGATTCCTATGTAAGACCGTGTACTTTGGTTAGAATTTGTGACGAATGCAACTACGGGTCTTACCAGGGCCGATGCGTTATCTGCGGTGGTCCTGGAGTTTCCGATGCCTATTACTGCAAAGAATGTACGATTCAGGAAAAGGATGtaagtataataaaaagaattgtTTGAAAAGAATGTAGATACTGTAAACACCGAGGTGCAGTTTCAGTTTTTGAACACTTGAAAACTAATAATTATTCATCGCAATTATCAGTTATTACTGTATtaacataataataaaaatcttgtTACAGAGGGACGGATGTCCGAAGATCGTAAATCTCGGAAGTTCAAAGACGGATCTGTTctatgaaagaaagaaatatggTTTTAAGAGAAGATAAAATTAGGTTCTGAAAAATTACTTAACTTATATAAGAAATCCTTTCTTACGTtccaaataaataattatcttgATACTTATAATTGTTTTGTTACTTCGATGCTTCGAaaaaatagtacgttttttcgaaagaaaattaatttaatgacGTAAGTAAGACATGCATAGTGCGTGCAGTATAATTAGATTTGTAGTAAAATTGCTACACCAGCAAGGATCCATTTGCTAGCCTTCTCTTTTGTTCTCAGGTTAAACGTCCAAACGTAGGTGGGACCTCGAGATCGTGTTTTATACACAGGACACTCGTATATATTTTTAAGATCCTGTTTATCTTGCGTAATCGCTCTAATATACATTACTGGCATTAGTGGAAATAAGTCCTTGAACCGAGAGTCCATGATACATCCTGCCTGAACGTCCCACCGCGCACCTTCCATGTACAGTCCATTTATATACGCACCTTCCCTTGGTGCCGatctatgaaatttttattaaaaattattttttgtagGAAAATTATTCAACAGGACAAGAGAAAAAGATTCAGCTTATCAAGGAATAATGTTATTCTTAATACTTACGTAACTTcttctttatattttctcaTTACTTCACAGTGTAAACACATTTTATCTAGTGGCCATTCGTTTCTCCGGGCAGCTTGTTGCATAATTGCAGTCAAAAATGATTGAGGACTGAAGAAGCCACCTAGCCATATTGATGGAGGTAACTATATGATACAATATAATCTGATTACCGATTTTTATCTTTACTGCAagcaaataaaatgaaataataatttacattaaaatCTGCAGTCCAGTTGGATAACTCGGATATTCTGTTTAACATGTCGGCAAACCAACTGTTTAATCCTAAACTCGAAGGATATGCTCTCTTTGTCCAACTCGGTGGAACGGTATCTATCAGTATATAATTTTGTAGATCCTCCATTTCAGCGTTGATCGTTAATTCTCCCTGTTGTAAAATACAATAATCTTTTAGGCATTGTGTTGtgaattataaatattcaaagaaTTGTCATTACTTTCAAGCCTAATTCCAATTCGTGTAAAGATCTTTTTAATTCGTCGCACAACGAATTCATCCGCTCGCATTCTTGCAAAGCAACCGTAATAAACGGTGTGCGATCCTCGAC
Encoded here:
- the LOC114873533 gene encoding PHD finger-like domain-containing protein 5A, which encodes MAKHHPDLIFCRKQPGVAIGRLCEKCDGKCVICDSYVRPCTLVRICDECNYGSYQGRCVICGGPGVSDAYYCKECTIQEKDRDGCPKIVNLGSSKTDLFYERKKYGFKRR